The following nucleotide sequence is from Coffea eugenioides isolate CCC68of chromosome 10, Ceug_1.0, whole genome shotgun sequence.
tcaaaataaatttaatttcCAAAGTTTTTGATATTAGGCATATTTAGGACAATTGATGAAAATTCAACATTGACCACTATCAAAGTCTAATTGCCGTTAGTCAAcaattttgagtttgtaatttTAGTCCCCCAATGTTTGGAATTTGAATAATTATAGtctcataaaatttaaataGGATATTGAAACTTTTAATATGAAGTGAGATGCAAATTAGAACAAAATTATTAAAATGTGTAATAGGAATCCCaattaaactttttttcttctttttttatttcatactCCTTTTATTCATGCCACTAATTTCTCATATACTTCTTCTCTTTACATAGTTAGTCTCAAATTTTGTATAATATATGTAATTATTGTTTTACactattaaataattaatttataataatttctatcatttttttcacttttagtGATAATTCGAAAATCTAATTAAACATCCCTTTAAGAATATAAAGAATATATACTGTAATTAGATTAAGTTGGTCCATTTTTCTATTCAATAGGCTGTCAATAAGTTTGAAATGTTGGTCAGttataaaattatttgaattaGTCATAATTATCGAGGTACACAAATATGAAAATAAATACTTTAAAACTTTAGGTTTAGATGTTAGATTTTAATAGATAGGAAGACaacaagaaataaaaagaattttttttaaagttccTAAAAGCACTTCATAATGGTACAAAACTTCACTACATTTTATAATTACAACCGTTAACTATAATAATCTGAGGCTTATATCTACATGTCATGCAATAActtttgtaataataatgatgataatAAACTTTCACATTGAAACTAGATTCTCATTTTCTTTGagtaattttgttttatatattACCCGTATATTGTTATCCAATTGTAACTTATTCAAGAATAAGATACTCTTTGGGTTAAACAAtgattttttatatatatgtgttttcataaaattttgagGGATTTAGGAAtacattttttatatatttaattcAATTTACACTTTATTTTgtcttaaaacccctaattatgaCTACTTTAAACCTAAGGGACCATATTGACTGAAACTTCAAACATTAGGgactaaaaatataaaaataacactaaattgattttgaccgttagtttttttttaaggcAATTTTGACTGTTAGTTATTATAATCTTCAATTAGTTGTCCTAATTTTGCCTAAAATCAGAAACTTTGGAAACTAGATTTATTTTGAGAGAAACTTTGGGAACTAGATTTATTTTGGGGACCAGTATAGCACACAATCTAAAtattgggggggggggggcaaaACTTCAATTCTTTTCTCAGCAAAATTTACAGTAAAAAGCCAAATTTGGGTAATCCTTTCTTTATCAAGCTGGAGATTCTACTTCCTAATATTATTGACTTGTCAAGAATTAGATTTGTTGTATTCATGGGCCATTACAAATACTTAACTTTGTTTTCATAGACTAGTGTTTGTTTCAAAAAGAAAGATGATTAATTACACTTTACGCCCTTGAACTTTGGGAGTCATAACATTTAAAAATCTTGAATCTTGAAAAATATGCACTTTACCCCTGCGAAGATTGGTTAAACGTTAGAAAAGTTAAACTCCATCCAACGAAATGAGTATGTTGACGTTTACAAATTTAGGCATGATAGTTATTTAACTAACACGCCTTTGGCCACTAGGTAACAGATTAAAAAATATCCTTTTTTTATAtgttactatatatatatatacacaaaatcttttctcttgatttcgaaacaaaaaagttTTAAACATTGCCCAAAAAAGTAGTCTTTTTTAATACcaaatttatcatattttttgcaTGCCTCacttctttttatttatttattttttattatttggtaTCAAAGATCTCGAAGTTAATACGTGTAATTTTAAAAAGATGTTAAGATATATCCATAATGCATTgtgaaaaaaatttaacaatCAAAATCTCTAATTCCATATTTAACATTTACGTTATCAAAATAACATATAGAGAATTTTCAATATATTCTGAAACTATGTGAGATTTATTTGTAAGAACTATATGagaattttgtcaaaaatattttggaagAAAGCATTGTATGTTAATCTTATAATCACTTATACATATACTTAAATGTAATTGTAAATTATTAAGcacaaaagaaattaaaagttcGGTATTTATGCTTACAAACCCCTATTCTTTGCACATAATAACGGTGAACTGTCATGAATCATGCAAATATTAGTCTATGCAGCCTAAATTTCATAGAAGTCATACATAATATGAGTTGTTAGTCTTAGAAACTACTTGAGTTGCTATTACCTTTGGTGGCAAAGTGTATATATTCAAAATTAGAGATGGTAAAGTGTGACTACTCCAAAATTCGGGGGAGTCGTAATTTAATTAACCCCAAGAAATATATAGATCGAAACCTTTTGGAATTTTCCTACTATCAAAGGAACCTTCCAACAAAATTTTGTAGTAGCAGTGGTACTAGTCAACATCAAGATTACGAAGACGCGGAGCGTGTAAAATCTTATGTTTCTAGTATAAAATTATTGCTTTCTTGCAGACCAAAACGAGTCAAAGCAATTGCAGTAGTATTAGACTTCATAAATAAACCCCTCCCCAGTCCCCAGTCCCCAGCAAACTCCAAGAAACTGCCCCTGAAAAGcacttttcccttttcatctTTTCATCAGGTTAAATCCCTTTTCTAGCATTCTTCCACCTGAATCAGAATCATTGGAAAAGAACCCCCCAAATCAATCAACATGCATGAGGAAAAGAGTCCCAGAAAAATACCCTTTTTGCAAGGCTTTTTGTGCTTATTGGTGGTCTTGTTGGCATCTTTTCCTAGCTGTTCCTTTGCCGCCAGTCGCTCTTCTGCCACCAAAAAGAAGGCTTCTGCTTCCTCTGTGATTTTCCCTGTTAGTGGAAATGTTTATCCCAAGGGGTATGCCACAATTCTTTTgtgttctttgttttttttattgttttttaaaaacgaaatattcatgtaatttcattagTTATGATCAATCTTGACGCTCTTGCACCTTGTTGTTTATTACCGGAGAGTTTTTTATCCTATTGTTGTTCTTTTAAATTCTGTAATTTTAAATTAAACGATATATGCCGGTAATCTCGATAGTTATCATTCTTACATTCTTGTAGTTTCTGTATTTATGGATGGATGTTTTGGTAGAAgttttttgttctttctttttttatgatGAGATGAATGAGAGTTTGTGTTTGGGTTTCATCATGCAGTTGAAAGTTGAAACTGTTGGGAAGAatcctgattttttttttttaactttgaCTTTGATCTAGTTTGAATTTCTTATGCAACTCCTATTAAGTCCATTTGTACTATTTCACACAGTTGTCTTTTAAATTAATTCAACCTGTATTTCCCAGTTAACTTTTTCTTCTAATAGgtaaatcatcaattccagaatGCGTTACAGAGCTTTTCTTAATACAGTACGATTTCCTTGATCATATTGagcttctcttttttttcacttttttctttctgtggaaaattttgaataagTTTCCCCTTATCCTTACATAAGCAGGTCAATTTAGATTTGGAATTTAATCTCTGTATGTGTGTGCGAGCGCTTGCATTCATGCGTCATGAGCTTTCGCGTGCTTTCAGGATCATGATTTCATAGATGAGGGAATGAAGAGCTTAGGAAATTTTGGCGCATCATGGTCTTGTTAGTTAAATAATGAATTAACAATGCCAGCATTAGTAGAATTTAGAATTGTCTGGTGATGGAATATTGTGTCTGTTTAATTGGCAATGCTTTCAATAAGCTGTTCATATTGTGTGATGTGCAGCTATTATCAGGTGACAGTGAACATAGGCCAGCCTCCTAAACCTTATTTTCTAGATATAGACACTGGAAGTGACCTTACCTGGCTCCAGTGTGATGCACCTTGTACCAAATGCACACCAGTAATTCTTTGTTGCCTCTGAACTTctcattgaaaattttttgtacTTTTCAAACTTTGGGGCTTTTGCTGAACATAGATGCATTATCTCTCTATTTTTGCAGGCACCTCACAGTCCTTACAAACCCAACAAAAACCTTGTCACATGTAAAGATCCCTTATGTGTATCCCTTCACGGGCCTACAAGCCATCAATGTGAACCCTTAGACCAGTGTGACTATCAGGTTGAGTATGCTGATAGGGGTTCATCTCTCGGCGTGCTTGTCCAAGATTTGTTCCCCCTGAGATTCACTAATGGCAGCATTTCAGCACCTCGTCTGGCATTTGGGTAGGTAACTTACAAGATTATTTTACCTCGATGACTATTTCATTTCTTCATGTGACCTTAGATTCTAATATGCCCTTGTTATCACATTGAATTGGTTTTTCCTCTTGGGTGTAGTTCAAGATGTTTTTGTTCATGGGAAGTAAGACTAACTTTTTCCTTGTACATCGCATCTTGTCATCTTTTATTGTCTATTTGCAGCTGTGGTTacaatcaagaaattccaggtCCAAATCCGCCTTATACAGACGGAGTACTTGGCCTCGGCACTGGGAAGTCTAGCATTTTATCGCAATTGAATGGCCTGGGACTGACACGGAATGTAATTGGACACTGCCTCAGTGTTCAAGGTGGGggatttcttttctttggtGATGATCTTGTTCCTTCTTCAGGAATTGTATGGACATCATTATCAAGCAACTCTCTCGAGTAAGATCTTGATAGCTTATAGTGCTATTGTAGCATTCTTTTCATGCTTAACTTTTACCCTTACATAGCCTGTTATCTCTTCAGGAAACACTACTCCGTGGGACCAGCAGACCTCTTTTTTGGCGGCCAGGCTTCAGGGGTTAAAGGCCAATCTATAGTTTTCGATAGTGGGAGTACTTATAATTACTTTAATTCCCAAGCTTACAATGCTGTAGTTTCTTTGGTGAGATGgacactcaaattttgcatGCTTTATTACGTATAATGCTGAAGCTTAATTTGAAGTACTGCTTTTCAGTTAAAAAAAGATATTAATGGGAGGAAACAGTTACAAGATGCCGTGGATGACAAGAGCCTTCCAATTTGCTGGAAAGCTCCAAAGcctttcaaatcaattttagaTGTCAAGAGCTACTTCAAACCATTAGCACTAGTGTTTACAAGTGCTAAAAATGTTCAATTTCAACTGCAACCTGAAGCGTATCTCATTGTCACGGTAAGCAGCCCTTCAGTATTCATTATATCT
It contains:
- the LOC113749014 gene encoding aspartic proteinase Asp1-like, with protein sequence MHEEKSPRKIPFLQGFLCLLVVLLASFPSCSFAASRSSATKKKASASSVIFPVSGNVYPKGYYQVTVNIGQPPKPYFLDIDTGSDLTWLQCDAPCTKCTPAPHSPYKPNKNLVTCKDPLCVSLHGPTSHQCEPLDQCDYQVEYADRGSSLGVLVQDLFPLRFTNGSISAPRLAFGCGYNQEIPGPNPPYTDGVLGLGTGKSSILSQLNGLGLTRNVIGHCLSVQGGGFLFFGDDLVPSSGIVWTSLSSNSLEKHYSVGPADLFFGGQASGVKGQSIVFDSGSTYNYFNSQAYNAVVSLLKKDINGRKQLQDAVDDKSLPICWKAPKPFKSILDVKSYFKPLALVFTSAKNVQFQLQPEAYLIVTKQGNACLGILNGTEVGIGKFNVIGDISLQDKLVIYDNEKQQIGWASANCNRLPNVDRDYSEGYYQPYSANFNILEESCPATLWLH